The Miscanthus floridulus cultivar M001 chromosome 17, ASM1932011v1, whole genome shotgun sequence genome has a window encoding:
- the LOC136516410 gene encoding casein kinase 1-like protein HD16 yields the protein MDDGDSAVRSVDKAVAAPGDDGSATPLPETVQIGNSPTYRLDRKLGKGGFGQVYVGRRISSPSVSDRTPGANALEVAIKFEHRTSKGCNYGAPYEWQVYNTLSGIHGVPRVHYKGKQGEYYIMIMDMLGPSLWDVWNNNSHSMSVEMVACIAIEAISILEKMHSKGYVHGDVKPENFLLGPPGTIEEKKLFLVDLGLATRWKDTGTGEHVEYDQRPDVFRGTVRYASVHAHLGRTGSRRDDLESLAYTLVFLLRGRLPWQGYQGENKGFLVCKKKMATSPESLCCFCPQPFRQFIEYVVNLKFDEEPNYAKCISLFDGIVGPNPDIRPINTDGAQKLIFQVGQKRGRLMMEEDDDEQPKKKIRMGMPATQWISVYNARRPMKQRYHYNVAEGRLAQHISKGNEDGLFISSVASCSNLWALIMDAGTGFTSQVYELSPYFLHKEWIMEQWEKNFYITALAGANNGSSLVVMSRGTQYAQQSYKVSDSFPFKWINKKWKEGFYVTAMATAGSRWAVVMSRNSGFSAQVVELDFLYPSEGIHRRWENGFRITSTAATWDQAAFILSIPKRKPADETQETLRTSAFPSQHVKDKWAKNLYLASICYGRTVS from the exons ATGGACGACGGCGATAGTGCCGTCCGGAGCGTCGACAAGGCCGTCGCCGCCCCGGGCGACGACGGCAGCGCGACACCGCTCCCTGAGACG GTTCAAATTGGCAATTCGCCTACTTACAGACTTGACAGAAAGCTTGGAAAGGGAGGATTTGGGCAAGTATATGTTGGTCGCCGTATTTCCTCTCCTAGTGTTAGTGACAGGACACCTGGTGCAAATGCTTTAGAG GTTGCAATCAAATTTGAACATCGAACCAGCAAAGGTTGCAACTATGGTGCTCCTTATGAGTGGCAAGTTTACAA CACTCTTAGCGGAATTCATGGCGTACCAAGAGTacactacaaagggaagcagggaGAGTATTATATCATG ATTATGGACATGTTGGGGCCAAGCCTGTGGGATGTTTGGAATAATAACTCTCACTC TATGTCTGTTGAAATGGTGGCTTGCATTGCTATAGAAGCAATTTCCATACTGGAGAAGATGCACTCAAAAGG GTACGTCCATGGAGATGTAAAACCTGAAAACTTTTTGCTTGGACCTCCAGGCACCATAGAAGAGAAGAAACTTTTTCTTGTTGACCTTGGTTTAG CTACCAGATGGAAAGACACTGGTACAGGAGAGCATGTTGAATATGATCAGAGGCCTGATGTCTTCAG AGGAACTGTTCGGTATGCTAGTGTGCATGCTCATTTGGGGAGAACTGGAAGCAGGAGGGATGACCTGGAATCTCTTGCCTACACACTTGTATTTCTTCTGCGTGGTCGCCTTCCTTGGCAAGGATACCAG GGGGAGAATAAAGGTTTCCTTGTCTGCAAGAAAAAGATGGCAACTTCTCCGGAATCTTTGTGTTGCTTTTGCCCACAACCTTTCCGACAATTTATTGAGTATGTTGTGAACTTAAAGTTCGATGAAGAACCAAACTATGCAAAGTGCATTTCTCTTTTTGATGGCATTGTTGGTCCAAACCCAGACATAAGGCCAATCAATACAGATGGTGCTCAGAAG CTTATATTTCAAGTAGGCCAGAAGAGAGGTCGCCTTATGatggaggaagatgatgatgagcagCCCAAAAAGAAGATTAGGATGGGAATGCCTGCGACCCAATGGATTAGTGTTTACAATGCCAGGCGGCCTATGAAACAGAG GTATCACTACAATGTTGCAGAGGGCAGGTTAGCTCAGCACATTTCAAAGGGAAATGAAGATGGCTTGTTTATAAGCTCTGTCGCCTCTTGTTCTAATCTGTGGGCTTTGATAATGGATGCTGGCACTGGATTTACTTCTCAAGTGTATGAACTTTCTCCATATTTTCTTCACAAG GAATGGATAATGGAGCAATGGGAGAAGAACTTCTATATCACTGCGCTAGCAGGGGCAAACAATGGCAGTTCACTGGTGGTCATGTCGAGAG GAACACAATATGCCCAGCAGTCCTACAAAGTAAGCGACTCATTCCCTTTCAAGTGGATAAACAAAAAGTGGAAGGAGGGTTTTTATGTTACTGCTATGGCCACAGCAGGAAGTCGGTGGGCAGTGGTCATGTCCCGGAATTCTGGCTTTTCGGCACAG GTTGTGGAGCTTGACTTCTTGTATCCAAGTGAGGGTATCCATCGACGCTGGGAAAATGGATTTCGCATCACGTCTACTGCAGCTACATGGGATCAGGCAGCGTTTATCTTGAGCATCCCCAAAAGGAAACCTGCTGATGAAACACAGGAAACCCTAAGAACGTCTGCTTTCCCCAGCCAGCATGTGAAG GACAAATGGGCGAAAAATCTCTACTTAGCTTCCATTTGCTATGGAAGAACAGTGTCATGA
- the LOC136518123 gene encoding protein trichome birefringence-like isoform X1, producing the protein MSPGERPCCRIRCGGAREHCLEGHHRRLLRSVEFFRSPFLVQEWEMQVSNGKKKETLRLDLVEQSSLKYKDADFLIFNTGHWWTHEKIALGKDYYQEGNHVYNELNVMDAFHKALLTWSKWIDANVNPRKTVVLFRGYSASHFSGGQWNSGGSCDKESEPITNEQYLSTYPPKMSILEDVIHKMKTPVVYLNITRMTDYRKDAHPSIYRKQNLTDEERRSPERYQDCSHWCLPGVPDSWNELVYAQLLIRQHQMRQQ; encoded by the exons ATGTCCCCGGGCGAGCGACCTTGCTGCAGGATTCGATGCGGCGGAGCCAGAGAACACTGCCTGGAGGGTCACCATCGTCGGCTCCTTCGAAG CGTGGAGTTCTTTCGCTCCCCATTCCTAGTCCAGGAATGGGAGATGCAAGTGAGCAATGGAAAGAAAAAGGAAACTCTCAGGCTTGATCTGGTCGAGCAATCATCATTGAAGTACAAGGATGCAGACTTTCTCATTTTCAATACTGGGCATTGGTGGACACATGAGAAAATTGCTCTTGG GAAGGACTACTATCAGGAAGGTAACCATGTGTATAATGAGCTAAATGTCATGGATGCCTTTCATAAAGCCCTTCTCACCTGGTCCAAGTGGATTGATGCCAATGTTAACCCCAGAAAAACTGTTGTGTTATTCAGAGGCTACTCAGCATCTCATTTTAG TGGCGGCCAATGGAATTCAGGCGGTAGCTGTGACAAGGAGAGCGAACCAATAACCAATGAACAGTACCTTTCAACCTACCCACCAAAGATGAGCATTCTGGAAGATGTGATCCACAAGATGAAAACTCCTGTTGTTTATTTGAACATAACGAGAATGACTGACTACAGAAAGGATGCACACCCTTCCATCTACCGCAAGCAGAACCTTACTGATGAGGAGAGGAGATCGCCGGAAAGATATCAGGACTGCAGCCACTGGTGCCTTCCTGGAGTACCAGATTCCTGGAATGAACTGGTTTATGCTCAACTTTTGATCAGGCAGCATCAAATGCGCCAACAATAA
- the LOC136518123 gene encoding protein trichome birefringence-like isoform X2 gives MRRSQRTLPGGSPSSAPSKDYNCSVEFFRSPFLVQEWEMQVSNGKKKETLRLDLVEQSSLKYKDADFLIFNTGHWWTHEKIALGKDYYQEGNHVYNELNVMDAFHKALLTWSKWIDANVNPRKTVVLFRGYSASHFSGGQWNSGGSCDKESEPITNEQYLSTYPPKMSILEDVIHKMKTPVVYLNITRMTDYRKDAHPSIYRKQNLTDEERRSPERYQDCSHWCLPGVPDSWNELVYAQLLIRQHQMRQQ, from the exons ATGCGGCGGAGCCAGAGAACACTGCCTGGAGGGTCACCATCGTCGGCTCCTTCGAAG GATTATAACTGCAGCGTGGAGTTCTTTCGCTCCCCATTCCTAGTCCAGGAATGGGAGATGCAAGTGAGCAATGGAAAGAAAAAGGAAACTCTCAGGCTTGATCTGGTCGAGCAATCATCATTGAAGTACAAGGATGCAGACTTTCTCATTTTCAATACTGGGCATTGGTGGACACATGAGAAAATTGCTCTTGG GAAGGACTACTATCAGGAAGGTAACCATGTGTATAATGAGCTAAATGTCATGGATGCCTTTCATAAAGCCCTTCTCACCTGGTCCAAGTGGATTGATGCCAATGTTAACCCCAGAAAAACTGTTGTGTTATTCAGAGGCTACTCAGCATCTCATTTTAG TGGCGGCCAATGGAATTCAGGCGGTAGCTGTGACAAGGAGAGCGAACCAATAACCAATGAACAGTACCTTTCAACCTACCCACCAAAGATGAGCATTCTGGAAGATGTGATCCACAAGATGAAAACTCCTGTTGTTTATTTGAACATAACGAGAATGACTGACTACAGAAAGGATGCACACCCTTCCATCTACCGCAAGCAGAACCTTACTGATGAGGAGAGGAGATCGCCGGAAAGATATCAGGACTGCAGCCACTGGTGCCTTCCTGGAGTACCAGATTCCTGGAATGAACTGGTTTATGCTCAACTTTTGATCAGGCAGCATCAAATGCGCCAACAATAA
- the LOC136516187 gene encoding uncharacterized protein, with amino-acid sequence MVVPNYTYLKLKMLGPSGIITIESTYKHAYDCDVECIEYAEALTEAETLIAHLDQLSGEAPDSKRRTGAFEPVEAIKHIPVDPACPNDRALRISATLDIK; translated from the coding sequence atggtagtccccaactatacctaccttaagctcaagatgctaggccccagCGGCATCATCACAATTGAGTCCACATacaaacatgcatacgactgcgacgttgagtgcatcgagtacgccgaggctcttacggaggctgagaccctcatcgcccacctcgaccaactcagtggcgaggcgcctgactccaagcgtcgcacgggggcgttcgagcccgtggAAGCCATCAAAcacatcccggtcgaccccgcctgccccaacgaccgagcactaaggatcagcgccaccctcgacatcaaatag